Proteins from a single region of Rhinolophus sinicus isolate RSC01 linkage group LG13, ASM3656204v1, whole genome shotgun sequence:
- the CEBPB gene encoding CCAAT/enhancer-binding protein beta, translating to MQRLVAWDPACLPLPPPPAFKSMEVANFYYEADCLAAAYGGKAAPAAPPAARPGPRPPAGELGSIGDHERAIDFSPYLEPLGAPQAPAPATATDTFEAAPPAPASAPASSGQHHDFLSDLFSDDYGGKNCKKAGEYSYVSLGRLGAAKGALHPACFAPLHPPPPPPPPQPSELKAEPGFEPADCKRKEEAGAPGGGGGAGMAAGFPYALRAYLGYQAVPSGSSGSLSTSSSSSPPGTPSPADAKAPPAACYGGAVPAPSQVKSKAKKTVDKHSDEYKIRRERNNIAVRKSRDKAKMRNLETQHKVLELTAENERLQKKVEQLSRELSTLRNLFKQLPEPLLASSGHC from the coding sequence ATGCAACGCCTGGTGGCCTGGGACCCAGCATGTCTCCccctgccgccgccgcccgcctTTAAATCCATGGAAGTGGCCAACTTCTACTACGAGGCGGACTGCTTGGCTGCTGCGTACGGCGGCAAGGCGGCCCCCGCGGCGCCCCCCGCGGCCAGACCTGGGCCGCGCCCCCCCGCCGGCGAGCTGGGTAGCATAGGCGACCACGAGCGCGCCATCGACTTCAGCCCGTACCTGGAGCCGCTGGGCGCGCCGCAGGCCCCGGCGCCGGCCACGGCCACGGACACCTTCGAGGCGGCTCCGCCCGCGCCCGCCTCCGCGCCCGCCTCCTCCGGGCAGCACCACGACTTCCTTTCCGACCTCTTCTCCGACGACTACGGGGGCAAGAACTGCAAGAAGGCGGGAGAGTATAGCTACGTGAGCCTGGGGCGCCTGGGGGCCGCCAAGGGTGCGCTGCACCCGGCTTGCTTTGCGCCCCTGcacccgccgccgccgccgccgccaccgcagCCCTCCGAGCTCAAGGCGGAGCCGGGCTTCGAGCCCGCGGACTGCAAGCGGAAGGAGGAGGCTGGAGcgccgggcggcggcggcggcgcaggCATGGCGGCCGGCTTCCCGTATGCGCTGCGCGCCTACCTCGGCTACCAGGCGGTGCCGAGCGGCAGCAGCGGGAGCCTGTCCACGTCCTCGTCGTCCAGCCCGCCCGGCACGCCGAGCCCCGCCGACGCCAAGGCGCCCCCGGCCGCCTGTTACGGGGGGGCGGTGCCGGCGCCCTCACAGGTCAAGAGCAAGGCCAAGAAGACCGTGGACAAGCACAGCGACGAGTACAAGATCCGGCGGGAGCGCAACAACATCGCCGTGCGCAAGAGCCGCGACAAGGCCAAGATGCGCAACCTGGAGACGCAGCACAAGGTCCTGGAGCTCACGGCTGAGAACGAGCGGCTCCAGAAGAAGGTGGAGCAGCTGTCGCGCGAGCTCAGCACCCTGCGGAACTTGTTCAAGCAGCTGCCGGAGCCGTTGCTCGCCTCCTCCGGCCACTGCTAG